AGAAAATCATAAGCCTGCATCAGCATGTAGTTAAACTCTAAAAAGGAAAGGCCTCTTTCTAATCGGGACTTAAAGCATTCCGCTGTAAGCATTCTATTTACAGAAAAATGAACCCCTATATCTCTTAAAAATTCAATATAGTTTAAGTTTAAAAGCCAGTCAGCATTATTTGCCATGATGGCTTTGCCATTCGAAAAATCAATGAGTCTTTGCATCTGCTTTTTAAAAGCTTCAGCATTTCTATCTATTTCTTCTTTAGTCAACATCTTTCTCATATCAGTCCTGCCGCTTGGGTCTCCTACCATCGCTGTGCCACCGCCTATTAACACAATAGGCCTGTGGCCTGCTTTTTGCATGTGAGACATCACCATAATTTGAAGAAAATGTCCCACATGTAAGCTATCAGCAGTAGGATCAAAGCCTATGTAAAAAGTAATTTTTTCTTTTTCTAAAAGTTCTCGTATTTCCTCTTCATGAGTCATTTGCTGAATATATCCTCTTTCTTGCAAAACATCAAGTACAGACACGATAATACCTCCATCATCTTATTTTTGTATATTGTATCAAATGAAAAACATATTTTCAAATATTTTTGACAATATAATTTTATCACTTTATAATATTTACTATCAACAAATAAAAGAGAAGTGATTGTATGAATTACAAAGTCTATGCTACAGGTAATAAAATAGAAAAGTTTTATTCTGATGCAATAAAAGAATATCAAAAGAGGCTGAGCCGATTTTGCAATATCACTTTTTCAAGCTACAAAAATTCTCAAAAATTACCTTTTCAAGAAACGGATAAATATTACAAAATAGTAATATCACCTGCAGGTAAATCCTTGTCTTCAGAGGAATTGGCAGAAAAAATAAAAGAGTTTGAACTTACTGGAATAACAGATATATTAATAATCATAGGAAATGAAGAAATTCATTGTAATGAGACCATAAGCATAAGTAGCATGAAAATGAGTTTAGGTTTGACTTCTACTATTTTCTTTGAACAGTTATATAGGGCATATAAAATTTTAAACAATGAACCTTATCACAAGTGATTTTCTCCACTAAAAGCTAAATAAATCTGCTCTAAAAGTATAAGTCTCATAAGCTGGTGAGGAAAAGTCATTTTAGAAAAAGAAAGATTTAAATGGGATTGTTTCTTTATATTTTCCCACAATCCCAACGATCCACCTATTACAAAGGTCATTTCTCTATAACCAGATTGAAAAGTCGCCTTTATAAATTGGGAAAATTTATATGAGTCTATTTCTTTTCCTTCTATAGCAAGAGAAACAACAAAGCTTCCCTTTTTTATTTTAGAAAGAACTCTTTCTCCTTCTTTACGCAAAATCTCCTTTTTTTCTTTTTCACTTAAATTTTGAGGAGCTTTTTCTTCTTCTACTTCTTTAATTTCTATTTCACAATAAGGGCGCAATTTTTTTAAATAAAAAACTATTCCATCGCTTATATAGTTCTCCTTTATTTTTCCAACAGCTATTATATATATCTTCATTATTAAGTCCCTCATTTTTAAACTACAAGATATTTAGGTGGCTCATCGCAAAAATCACATTTATGAGGTACCAGCCAATCAGTAAAAGAAACTTCATCCAATTTGTAAATATCCGGTGGTTGTTCGTACACTTCGACAAATTCTTCAATGGCATCCTCTAAATGCTTTTCACACACAACAAACATAAAACCTCTCCTATTCTCCGAGAGTTATAGTAGTATATCCTGTCTTTCCCGATACGGTTTGGTACTTAACTTTTATTTTGTCACCTGGATTTTTTTCATAAATAATACATTTTAAACTTGTCATAGTATTTACAGGTCTTTCATCTATCTCCAAAATAATATAGCCTTTTTTAATGCCAGCTTTATAAGCAGGACCTTTAGGATCAATATCTGCCACATATATCCCCTCATATATATAAACATCTGCGGAAATGTAACTGGCAATTTCTTTATCATACGCAACTATGCCAATATAAGGTGCTTTAAATGTACCCGTTTCTATCACTTTCTTAAGTATAGGCTTTACAATATTTATAGGTATAGCAAAGCCCAATCCTTCAGCAGTTGTTACCTTCGCAGTATTTATTCCAATTGCATAGCCTTGAGAATCCACTAAAGGCCCTCCGCTATTCCCTGGATTTATAGAAGCATCTGTCTGTATCAAGTCTTCCATGATTCGCGGTTTTCCATCCTCAGTAATGGGAAGGCTTCTATTTAAAGCGCTTATTATTCCAGAAGTAACCGTCCTTTGAAACCTAAGACCTAAAGGATTTCCAATTGCTATTGCGGTTTGCCCTACCGATATCTTGTCAGAATCTCCCAAAGGTATAATTGGTAAATCTTTTGCATCAATTTTTAAGATAGAAAGGTCTAAAACAGGGTCAGTCCATAAAACTTTACCCGGAAGTATACTGCCATTACTTAAATATACCTTTATATTTTTGGATTTTTCATTAGCTACATGATTATTTGTTATAATATAGCCATTTGGATTAACAATAAAACCTGAACCTACACCTTCTACAGCTTTTTCTATAAAATAATACTCTCTTTGAAATTCTACAGTAGTAATTCCCACAACAGCAGGAGTATCCTTTTTTGCCACTACTTCCGCTATTGTAGGAGATTCTTTTGTTGGTATCACTACTTCTGTTTTTATTCCTGAAGAAGGAGGATAAGGTATAGGAATAACCTTACCCCATAAATATTTTGGTGCAATATATACAAATACTAAAGAGGTAACCAAAGAAACTATAATTGCAACAGCAAAAAAACTCTTCAATTGACGCTGCATAATATCACCTCACTAAATAGGATGAGATATTATGCAGCACATTATACTCAAAATTTTATAGCTTTTTTACTCTTTTACCCTTACTACATCAGCTCCTAGTTGTTGAAGCTTTACTTCCATCGCTTCATAACCTCTATCTATATGATAAACCTCCATAACCTCTGTCGTACCCTCAGCAGCAAGCCCTGCTATAACCATCGCTGCACCTGCTCTTAAGTCTGTCGCATAAAGAGGTGCACCTGTCAATTTCTCTACGCCTTCAATTATTGCAGTCCTTCCTTCTACTCTTACTTTCGCTCCCATTTTCTTTAACTCATTTAAATATTTAAATCTATTTTCATATATATTTTCAGTAATGACACTTATGCCATCAGCCAAAGCCAAAAGCACCGCAAAGGGCTGTTGCATATCTGTTGGAAAGCCAGGATAAGGTAAAGTTTTTATATCAACATGTTTTAAAGGTCCTTCTCTTCTTACTCTTATCACATCATCGTATTCTTCAACAATGACGCCCATTTCTGCAAGTTTTGCAACAATTGCTTCTAAGTGATTTGGAATTACTCCTTTTATATACACATCACCTTTAGTTGCGGCAGCTGCCACCATGTAAGTTCCTGCTTCTATTTGGTCAGGAATAATAGTATAGTGACATCCGTGAAGCTTGTCTACGCCTGTTATCTTAATAGTATCTGTACCAGCACCTTTGATATTCGCTCCCATGGCATTTAAAAAGTTTGCTACATCAACTACATGGGGCTCTTTTGCACAGTTTTCTAATATCGTTACCCCTTCAGCTTTAACTGCTGCCAACATCAAATTTATAGTAGCACCTACACTCGCCACATCAAAATATATATGATTCCCTACTAATTTATCAGCTTTAATCCTTATAAGTCCATGTTCTATAGTAGTCTCCGCGCCTAAAGCTTCAAACCCTTTAATATGCTGATCAATAGGTCTTACACCAATATTGCACCCACCTGGCATAGCTATTACTGCCTCATTAAATCTACTTAAAAGTGCACCTATAAGATAATAAGAAGCCCTCATCTGGCTTGCTAAATCTCGAGGGGGGTAAAAGGAATTAAGCCCTTCAGGGGCAATTACTACTTCGTGTTTTTTCTTTTCTACTTTTCCTCCCAGATGGCGTATCATCTGGACTAATAATTCTATATCTTTTATATCAGGCAAATTATCTATCACACTCGGAGTATCAGCCAATAGGGCTGCGGGAAGGATTGCAACAGCAGAGTTTTTAGCGCCACTTATCTGTATACTTCCTTTAAGGGGCTTTCCTCCTTTTATTATAAACTTTTCCATTCTTCAATCTTCCCTTCAAATCAATAAAATAAATTAAACTTAAACAGTATCACAATATATACTTTAATACAATTTAAAATATTTTACAAGTATTTAAGGGTTAAAAAAAAGAAGAAGAAGGTGGTATTATTTACCTTCCTCAAAATTTCCCGTATAAGCGTTTATGTAATATCTGTTGCCATCCTGAGTAGTTATCCTCCAAACAGGTACTGCTTCTCCTTTAGTAGCACTGCTCCAGTTAAAATAATAGCCTAATTTTATTTCTTTTACAACCATAGGTTTTGCATCCGTCTTTATCTCCACAAGCTTCAAAAGAGCATAAGCCGCATTTATCACCTCTTTTTTCGCCTTTTCCATCACAACAGAACCAAACCAAGACTTTGAAAATTCAAAGCTTTTGTCATCTATTTTCCCTTCCATCCATCCGCCATCTATGAAGTAATCCTTATAGGTTTGAAAATACTTTATCTTTACCTCTTTACCTTGAGAAATTTTTTCAACTTGTACATTTATTTCTTTAAAATGATAATTATTTATAAAATTCTGTACATACTCTTCCTTTTGAGAAGAAGACATATCTTTAAATTTATCGTTCTTTTCAAAATAATAAAAACTAATGCCATCTACTTTGATAGTTTTATCTTCAAATTTAAAAATTGTATATCTATTTTCTTTGTATTTTTCATATTTTTGACTTTTAATAAAATTTTCTAAAACAAAACTTTCATCAAATATTTCTCTCGTTACCTTAACAAGAGGCATTGGCTCTGTCTCTTGCGGAATTGTAGTTTTCAAAATTATGTTGTTTTGCAATAAGACTTCCTCTATTGAATACAAATCTTGCCTTGATAAAAGCTGGGGTTGCGGTTTATTAATTTTAGCAATAGTTAGATATAAAAGAACATTCAAAATCGCAAAGGTGATTATCAGCACTGTCTTTGCTTTAGACCAGTTCATAATTTATACCCCATTGTAAATCAACTTTCCATTAAATATGTTTATAAAAAACACTTTATTGTTACTTTCTCCAATCCAAACAGGGATAAATTGTCCCTCATAATACGCATAACCTATTTTTAAATCAGAAAGCGGTTCTCGCCAGTTTATCTCTTTTAATCCCATTGCAAGAGGTTGCTTCAATTTTGCATGAGAAATTAAATAACTTCCATTACTCATCAAATCTAAATACAAAACTCGTGCATATTTAATATTGCCATTTGAAATATTTATTTCGATTGGAAAATCCAGCATTTCTTTTTGCAAAATTCGAAGAGGATAATCAAATATATAATTAAAATAAAAATTATATTCCCCTTTTTCTTCTTTGAAATCCATCAGATAAATATCGTCAACTTTTATCCCTATTTCCTCCAAAAAGACGACAGATTTTCTCAGTGCAAAAATTTTATCAGTGGGAGAAGCTTCAGAAACAGTGTCATAAAATTCTATATACCCATTTTGATATAAGCGCAGACTTTTTAAACCGTCGGTATAAACAGTACATCCGTTATTCTCGGTAATTTTTCTTACAACAGAGATATTCGTAAAAAATTTTTCTAGAAAATGGGGGTCAGATTCAAAATTTGTTTCTTTACTATATATTTTTTTTATCGAAAACGTTAGAGAAGGTATGTACACGTTTTTTTCAAAATATGCATTGCCTTCCTCATAAACAGATTCACACACACTGACCTCATCTTTAGGGAAATTCTTTATAATGTTTTTTAAATCCTCCATCTCTGAATAATTGAAACTATAAAATTTTTTATTGGCTGCATCCTTCACAAAAATTTGATTTTTGTCTATGTTAACGATAATCTCTTTTACATATACATTGCTATTTATTTTTCTAGACCAGCTATCTCTGTTGCTAAAAATATCTTTTAACAAGTCACCATTTGCACTTTTTCCCATTAAAAACCGCATAAACGTACCTTTTTGTGCGTTTTCCCAACTATTCTCATCGACCACATTTATTTTTTCTTCTTTATTTGAACTAATAAAATCCGTTGTTTTTTTCCATAAAGAAAAGGAAAGATTACCATCTGATACTAAGTACACTTTTCCTTGCAAACCCACAAAAGTGTATTCTGGCCTTATTATACGAAAAATGTCCACCTTTGTATTTGTGGACTTTTTATTAATAAATGATAATTCATTTTGCGGAAAGGATATCCACAGTTTATAAGTTAAATACACGCTAGTTAAAACAAGAAAAAACAATAGCAGTGACTTAATCTTCTCCCTCATCCTTCAAGACCTCTATTTTAAAAGAGATTTTATTATATCCTCAATGGCAGTAATTGTTATTTGCAAAATCCCATCCTTTTTTGTAAGTATCACATGGCCTTTTATTATTTGCAATTGGTCGTCTTTATAAGCTTTTATTACTATATAATTATCTCCATAGCTTAAAGTCAATAATTTTGCGAAAAGCATTGTATCGCCAATTACCCATTTGTCGCTTAAATTATCGTTTAAGATAAGCTCTACAGTAGTATTAGGTTGTCCACTCCCAGAAATTATAAAATATTTGTTGTCCGTTTTTACATCGTTTATATTAGTTTTAACTTTTATGAGGTCATCTGCATATCCATATGACATAAAAAGAGCCATAAACATCATCACTGCTACAAATAAAGCAACTATTTTTTTCAAGGATATCCCTCCTTCTCCTTTATGGTTTTATTATACAGTACTATTATTACAATATTGTTACAGTAATATTAAATTATTATTACGAATTTACTGGTATGGCAGTTTAACCCTCACTATAGTGCCTTTTCCTACTTCGCTTTCTATGTTTACTTCTCCTTTGTGAAGTTCTACAATTTGTTTTACAATAGAAAGCCCCAAACCTGTACCTCCAAGCTCTCTGGATCTGGCTTTATCTACTCTGTAAAACCTTTCAAAGATTCGAGGCAGGTCTTCTTTAGGAATTCCTATACCGTTGTCTTCCACAATGAAGGTTGCAAAATTTTCATCGTATTCTGTCATAACTTTTATCATTCCGTTTTCTGGAGTGTATTTTATAGCATTGGTTACTAGGTTCACTATAACTTGTTCCATTTTATCTTTGTCAATATACACATGCCTTGGTACTTCTTGAAGGTCGACGATAAGTTTCTGATTTTTTTTATGAGCTTCAATAGAAAGTCTATTTATTACGTCAATTATTACTTCATTTAAATTTTTATGCTCAAATTTGAGGTTTTTCTCTTCAGAATCCATTTTAGATAAAAGAAGTAAATCTTTTACAAGACGTGTCATTCTGTCAGTTTCTGAATCTATTATTTTTAAAAATCTCTTTAAATATTCAGCATCTACGTCGCTGTAAAGAAGAGTTTCAACATAGCTTTTTATGGTGGCAAGAGGAGTTCTAAGTTCATGAGAGACATTTGCCACAAACTCCTTCCTCATGGCATCCAATTTGTGTTGCTCCGTGATATCGTGAAGTACATAAACATATCCTTCTATTTGTTGATTGCTTTTTAGCGGAGCTATGTTAACTGTTAAAACCTTGTTTCCGCAATTCATTGTCGCTACTGCATCTTCTTTTTCTAAATTTAGTATTCCCTCTATTGGCATTCCTAATTCCAGCTTCACATTTAACATTTTCTCGGCAGCCTCATTATAGTGGATTATGTTGCCTTTTGCATCTGTTGCCACAACACCATCGGTCATAAATTGTATAATAGCTTCTATTTTGTTTTTTTCACCTTGAATATCATTTAAAGTCTGTTTTAACCGCAAAGATAAAAAATTAAACATTTCACCTAATTTTCCTATTTCATCATTAGATTTTATCTTTATCGTCACATCAAAATTACCTTCTGCCATCTTTTGAGCATATTTTGTCACTTCTTTGATGGGGTCAGTTATAGTCTTGGACAAAATATATCCAAGCACCATAGTAATTCCAACAGCAAAAAGAGTAGCACTCGAAAGAATCAAATTGACATCCCATAAAGTCTCATATATTCCATTTAAAGAACCGCTAATATACACAACTCCATTTATTTTACCATCGCTATTATAAACTGGCATGGCAAAGCTTTTTATTTTTCCAGTAGAATTATAATCATCAGTCACTTCACTTCCGATTTCTCCTGATAGGGCTTTGACAATAGCAGGAGTCATCATTTTACCCCTATCCCCAGTTGAACTAGCTAAAATATTTCCTTTATTATCCAAAATATACACATACTTTACGTTTGAATTAGGACCCATGTACATATTTATCACATTTTTTAAGCTTTTTGCATCCATGTTGTCTTTAAGGGTAAAAGAAATACCTCGTGCTTGCGCTTCAAGGTAATTGTCAAAGTTATTCATGTGGTAATTTTCAAGAGATTTATAAAGATATACCCATATGATTTCCATTGCTACAAGTATTAACAAAGTATATATGAGAATTATTTTCCATTGAATGCTTTTAAATCTGCTTCTCATCGCTAAAATAGTAACCAACCCCTCTTTTTGTGTGAATAAGCTTGGGGTTACTGGGGTCATCTTCAATTTTTTCTCTCAGTCTTCTTATGGTGACATCTACTGTTCTAATATCACCCAGATATTCATAACCCCATACCTTTTCCAATAGCATTTCGCGTGAAAAAATAAGCCCCTTGTTTAAAATGAGAAATCTCAAAAGTTCAAATTCTCTGGAGGTAAGTTCTATCTCTTTATTGTTTTTTTCTACTTTATATTTCGACATGTCAATTTTTAAATTTTTTACGTAAATGATATTCCCAGACTCGTTTCCATTTAAACTAATTCTCCTTAAATTAGCTTTTACTCGTGCTATGAGTTCTCTTATAGAAAAAGGTTTCGTTATGTAGTCATCAGCTCCCAATTCCAGTCCCAATACTTTGTCTACTTCTTCCTCTTTAGCCGTCAACATCAAAATAGGTATAGTCATCGATTGCCTTAGAGTCCTTAGTACTGAAAAACCGTCTAATTTAGGCAACATCACATCAAGTATTATCAAATCTGGATTTTGCTCTTTTGCTATTTTTAAAGCCTCTTCCCCATCATAAGCTTCATAAGTTATGTATCCCTCTTTTTCCAGATTGTATTTGATTATCTCAACTATAGGCTTCTCATCATCAACTATCAGTATTCTGTAACTCATTTTACTTCCCCCTTGTCTTTTTATAGGGTTAAAGCAAGAAGAGCAACACTCTCCTTGCTTTATTTCACTGAATCTATAAATTTCTCTAAATCTTGTCCTGTAACTTTATAAAAACTCTCACTTAAACTTAACCCTCTCCCCAAATATTTTAAAATATCTCTTATGCTTTGCATCCCATATTTATCACTTATGGCTTTTACTATTTCAAAAGACCTTTTATAGGCCAATGTCTCATCTAATTGGTTAAAGTTATAAGTCAACTCTTTGAGGGAATAGGGTTTATCACCTGTTACACCTTCACCCCAGACAAAACCGTTTTCTCGATATTCTTCCAAAAGGGCTATACCTTCTGTAAACCATACGGGGTAATTGCCTCTCGCAATATCATCTACAACAAGGTGGGCAAATTCGTGTACAATCGGTCCGTCATGCTCAAAGACTTTTTCTAGGTCTTCTGTAGGACTAATCCACAATTCAGGTGATACTATGCTTATGACTCCATTTAAATAAAGCCCCATCGCAGTATCCCCTTTTGCAAGTGAAAAATCTGTGTTCATTTTTTCAGGGTCATGGTACATTATAATGACGGTTTTACCAGGTGGTTTGTAATCTAAATCTTTAGTAACACTATCATAATGTTTTTCTGCAATTTCTAAAACAAGAGAAACGTATTTTTCATCTGGCATGGTATATCGCACTATAAAGTGCTCACTTTGTGTTGTTTTGTAATCTTTTACATTATCTGTTAAACTATTTTCTTTTATTTCTCTCACATAAGGATAGGAAGCCACCATAATTTTGTTAGCATAATAAAGAGAAATGAACAAAATAAGTGCAATAGCAAAAACAATAATTTTCTTTTTCATCCTGTATCACCTCACATACATTTAAAACCCCGTATGTAATTTATATGTAGAGGCTTTTATATGTATGAAGCGATACAGGTTTTTTTGACAAATATAATTACAACTGTATTATAACATTCATAAATACTTGTAGCAACCCTACAAAAATAAAAAGCCCTCCATAGGGCTTGCAGTTTGTTGACAAAGTTAAAAAATATTCAAAGGAGATATTTTGCATCGTCGCTCCGATGTTCCAAAGCGACAAAACTAAAGCTCGACCTTCGGGCTCCGGCAGGGTACCGGGCACAATCGGCCTCCTTGCCTCAGGTGCCCGCCTTCGCCATCCATGGCTTCGGCCCTGCCTCCACCCTCGGTCTTGCTAAGTTTTGTTACCGCTTTGTAACAAGTCGCTCCTTATGCAAAATATCTCCTTTACGAAAGTTTGTCTACAGTCTGAAAGCCCTCCATAGGGCTTGTCACAATTTCATCTATTTAAATATGATAAAGGATTAACTGGAACGCCATTTTTTCTAACTTCAAAGTGGAGATGAGACCCTGTTGCACGACCTGTCGAACCTACCAAAGCAATTTTTTGTCCTTTCGCCACTTTATCGCCTTTCTTAGCAAGGAGTTTACTAGCGTGTCCGTAATAAGTAACATAACCATTGTGATGGTCAATTTTCACTAAATAGCCATAGCCACTTTCCCAACCAGAAAATATAACAGTTCCTGCATCTGCAGCATAGATAGGAGTTCCTTCTGAAGCTGCTATATCAACTCCCGTATGAAAACTCCCCCATCTAGGACCAAATCGTGAGGTTATTGTACCTCTCGCAGGATAATTAAAAGACCCTGTAGCAACATAAGATATTCTTTTTGAACCTACGGCAACTATTTTGTTGATAGGATTTTCAAGGACATTTTCGTTCTTTATTTTTTTTGAAACCTCAATGCCATTGTAACTTACAACAACAGCAGTTACCTCTTTCAAGCCTTTTTTACCTTCTACTAACACTTTAGACTGATTGGTATACAGTTTGTCATCTTTAGTAAGCTTTGTCTCAAAAGGTATTTCCTCTTTGTAAACTATTCTCTTTTCAGTAACAACCGTGACATTAGGTACAGCAGAAGATAAATATATTATTTGTCCTGGTTTTAAATTTTCTGTAAGGCCAGGATTTAATTTTAAAATATCATCAATGTACATGTCGTGGTCTCTTGCAATAGACCACAAACTATCGTTTTCTTTTACAGTGTATGTAACAGCTTTTTTTACAGGTTGTTGCAATATTTTTAACGCTTCCTCAAAGCTTACTAAATATTTTGGAGGTATGTACTTTTCTTCAATTTTGACATCCTCTTTAAAATATGTTCTATCAGAATCCCTTGCGTATTTATTCTTTAACATTTCAAGAACCTTATTTGCCTCTTCTTCATTTTTTAACGCAGTCACAAACTTGCCATCTACTATTATGGCAGCAGCTTTGCAGCTAAAACTCATAGCATTTTCCAAATTAGCATAAATTTTATGTACATCTGTCAACTCTTTATTTGATACTCTTACCCTTTCAAATTTTATTTGCTGATTTAAAACTATATCCGTTCCTGTCTTTTGCTTTTCTTTTTTATGTAATTCTTCTATAAAACTTTTTACCTCATCTATATTCTTGGTAATTCCAATAGTTTCACCATCTACTGTTATCTTGTAGGCAAATCCTTCTTCATATACAATAAAAGAAAGACCTATGGACAGTGCTACCACAAAAGCTATAATATTGTTCTTGTAAGTCTTTAATAAACCAAGAAAAAACTTATAGCTTTTATCCCCCACCTTCCCCATAGTATTCTCCTTTCTTCTGTTAATCTTTTTTAATTATACCATACTTTTTTGTAAAACCAAATTTTAATTAATGAAATTTTTAGCATCTTTCTATATTGTATGTTATACTTCAAACTAATATTCCTATATATACTTATTTAATTTAACAATATACTCAAATATTCCGATAATTATGTTAAATTCTTTTCAATTGAAGAGGCTATTTCGCTGTGTTATAATATATTCGAGGTGGGGAGGATGAGCGTTTTTAGATTTTTAAACGAAAATGACGATTGGGGAAGTACTCCCATCAGCAATTATTTTATAAATCATTTCATGTTGGATGCCCCAGGCGAATATGTCAAAGTATATATTTTGGGATTGAAATATTGCTATTATGGCAATGAAATACCTTTGAAAACTTTAGTAGATAAATTATTTATGTCAGATATAGAAATTGACAGAGCTTTGAAGTATTGGGAAAAATCAGGCTTAGTTAAATTAAAATACATAGATGGTGAATACACAGTTGAATATCTCCCGGTTATTCCACAACCAACCTCAAATCACAGCGTGTCCTTACAGGACCCTCAAGTAAAACAAATGTTTGAAGCAATTGAATTGACTTTGGGAAGGCCTTTAACCCCCACAGAAATGGAAACATATTTAAGCTGGATAGATGAATACGGCTTTTCCTTGGAAATAA
The sequence above is a segment of the Thermoanaerobacter ethanolicus JW 200 genome. Coding sequences within it:
- a CDS encoding peptidase MA family metallohydrolase, which gives rise to MKKKIIVFAIALILFISLYYANKIMVASYPYVREIKENSLTDNVKDYKTTQSEHFIVRYTMPDEKYVSLVLEIAEKHYDSVTKDLDYKPPGKTVIIMYHDPEKMNTDFSLAKGDTAMGLYLNGVISIVSPELWISPTEDLEKVFEHDGPIVHEFAHLVVDDIARGNYPVWFTEGIALLEEYRENGFVWGEGVTGDKPYSLKELTYNFNQLDETLAYKRSFEIVKAISDKYGMQSIRDILKYLGRGLSLSESFYKVTGQDLEKFIDSVK
- a CDS encoding peptidoglycan DD-metalloendopeptidase family protein; this translates as MGKVGDKSYKFFLGLLKTYKNNIIAFVVALSIGLSFIVYEEGFAYKITVDGETIGITKNIDEVKSFIEELHKKEKQKTGTDIVLNQQIKFERVRVSNKELTDVHKIYANLENAMSFSCKAAAIIVDGKFVTALKNEEEANKVLEMLKNKYARDSDRTYFKEDVKIEEKYIPPKYLVSFEEALKILQQPVKKAVTYTVKENDSLWSIARDHDMYIDDILKLNPGLTENLKPGQIIYLSSAVPNVTVVTEKRIVYKEEIPFETKLTKDDKLYTNQSKVLVEGKKGLKEVTAVVVSYNGIEVSKKIKNENVLENPINKIVAVGSKRISYVATGSFNYPARGTITSRFGPRWGSFHTGVDIAASEGTPIYAADAGTVIFSGWESGYGYLVKIDHHNGYVTYYGHASKLLAKKGDKVAKGQKIALVGSTGRATGSHLHFEVRKNGVPVNPLSYLNR